The window AAGAAAATAAATTTCAGGGAAAGCATGCTTATTTATTAGAAAAATATAAAATCAAAATCGATAATGAATGTATCCATTTTCAAGTAATAGGGAATCAGCACGAAAATGTGGAACTGTTAGAATTACTGGAGGAATAACATGGCTAGGAAGTTGAAAGTAAAGAAAATTAAATTATCTGCTGAAGAGAAAAAAATAATTGAAGAAACAATTGAAGAAAATTACAGTTATTATGTTCTCAATTATGCACTTCATACAGTTATGAAAGTGTTTATGACAGAATTTAAAATAAAAAGGCAGATAGAAAAAGGAAAAGTAGACCATATTAATTATATGTTGTTAGATTACGGATTCCCGGAATGGTCAGACATAATAAATAGAACTGACAGAGCATTGGAGAGGTTATTTAATATCGAGGATAAAGAGCCTTTAAAAAATGAAAAAGTTATAAAGGTTTTTGAACTAACTCATGCATTATTTTACAGGGATTTGATAAAACAATTTGGAAATTATATAAAAAGTCCTTGCAAAGAGATAACAGAAGCTTTTACTTTAGCTTTCAGAATAATTGCTTGCTATGACACAATAAGAGATTGCATCTACTCAGAAAAATTGAAACTTAATAAAAAAGACAAGATGTATATTAAAACATTAGTCACAAAATTTTCTAAAATAAGAAAAAAGATATTAGAAGAAGCAATCTCAGTTGCAGAAGATTCAGGACTGAAAATTGCTTAAAAAAGGGGAGATAAATATGAAAAATAAAGAAAAAATATTAAAACTTTTATATAAAATCAAGGCGGAACAAGATAAAAGGAGAGCATAAATGAAAGCAATTATATATGCCAGAGTTAGTACTGAAATGCAGGAAGAAGGACGTTCACTTGAATTTCAAATAAGAAAATGCGAAGATTTTTGTAAAATGAACGGATATAAATTAAAAGAAATTATACAGGATGTAGAAAGTGGAGGAAATGACAATCGTGAAGGCTTTCTTAAACTACAGAAAGAAATACAAAAAAAATCTTTCGATGTACTTGTAGTTTATGAAAGTTCCCGTATATCCCGTGTAACTCTGACTATGTTAAATTTTGTTTTAGAATTACAGAAAAGCAATATAAAATTTGTTTCTATCTCACAATCTGAAATAAATACAACAACTCCTACTGGAATGTTATTCTTTCAAATCTTTGCAGTATTAGCCGACTATGAAAGAAAACAAATATCAATGAGAATAAAATCAAATAAATGGGCAAGGGCAAAAGCTGGAATATGGCAAGGTGGAACAGTTCCACTCGGTTATAAAAAAGATGAACAAAACAACATTGTAATAGATCCTGAAACTTCAGAGGATGTCATAAGCATATTCAATACTTATTTATCTACTAGAAGTATCAGTGAAACGGCAAAAATCTTTAAAAGAAAGCCAGCTTCAATACAATGGATTCTAAAAAATGAATTTTATATAGGAAATCTTATGTACGGCAGAAAAGAAAATAATATTAATACAGGCGAAGTAAAAATAAATAAAGAAGTAACAATATTCAAGGGAAATCATGAAGCTATAATAAGCGATGAAGTTTTTAAAGAAGTGCAACAGCAAATGCTATTTAAACAACGTGTATTGCCTTCTGAAAATAAACTTCTTTTTACAGGAATCCTAGAATGTCCTTGCGGTGGTAAAATGTTCAAA of the Leptotrichia sp. oral taxon 215 str. W9775 genome contains:
- a CDS encoding recombinase family protein translates to MKAIIYARVSTEMQEEGRSLEFQIRKCEDFCKMNGYKLKEIIQDVESGGNDNREGFLKLQKEIQKKSFDVLVVYESSRISRVTLTMLNFVLELQKSNIKFVSISQSEINTTTPTGMLFFQIFAVLADYERKQISMRIKSNKWARAKAGIWQGGTVPLGYKKDEQNNIVIDPETSEDVISIFNTYLSTRSISETAKIFKRKPASIQWILKNEFYIGNLMYGRKENNINTGEVKINKEVTIFKGNHEAIISDEVFKEVQQQMLFKQRVLPSENKLLFTGILECPCGGKMFKNNTNYRCEKCKKTISVNKAENFIIHKLLNLKELEFLNEKPKLEKYLKDKENLDKQIKKIDRERTKYLELFAKELISELELNEKLEELKSRKQVFEESIADIDRIIEDKTISEEKLDNIKILKEVLENMEDTDRYNLFLMFRMLIKKVKIKKYQPIEVLILLN